The genomic window AAGTGTTTGTGAGTCAACGAACCTTCACAAACTCACTGTCACTCCCTGCCTTTGTCAAAGTTACGCTACATAAAGAGTCCTTTAGGTTTATCTTGCACTGCATTCTGGTCCTGACTGGAAGGTAAGCAAACAATAAATTATCATtctaaattaaagaaagaaatagcaTTTGTCAGggctttttaattatttctgtgCTTACTCTAAGTTGACTTGTATGCCTGTTACCATGTACTTAAATACTGTCTGCAATGTATTGATTCATATTCAGactcagctaaaaaaaaatggcacatTAGTAGTTAGTTGTGGTACTGTAAATATGgcattaaattttaaaaaaggatcatTCTAAAAGAGACTTTATGCCATTCATTAGCTTGGGAAATTAATTTAGTGACTTTATTTCGATTCATAAAATCCTTTCATTGCTAATACAGTGCCCACACTGTGTAATTGTCCGGTAAAAAAGCTCCGGACACTGCTGTACCAGAAAATATAACCTTTTTCCAGGAAAGTCATGCTGAGCACTGTCATTGTGTAAATCATTCTCAGAAAGTTACCCTCTCAGAAGCTGCTCCTAAAAAGCAGCTTCTGATTCAAAATGGAATCTTTAAATATGAGGTTTGGTTTGTGAATTAAAATTAGACATCCCAAAAGTACTTTACTAactatttttcagtttttatgtccTTAATTAAATATAGTTGGTGATATATTACTTAAGGAAACAAATCAAGCACGCCTTTGTATTGCAAACAAAGGGAGCACCAGCACCATGCATATAGCACAAAACCTGTTATAAAAAGTATACTTGTGGTTAACCTATAAAAAGTTACTGTTGGTAGATGTGACAGTGATGTGGCTTCACTGATAAAAGCATTTCCAACACTAATACGTCACATCTTGGCAAAATTAATCTTTGAAAAGTCCAGTTTACATTCTAAATGTTGTATAAAAAGctcttttaaccttttgttaaataataatttgatcattGTAAGTTACATTTTTGAACTAAACTGTTCCACACATTCATATAACTGTTATAACTGTTATGTTATTAATATATGTACAacatatcataataataatattaatatactgtatgtttttctgATATGAATGTCCCTTTTACAAATGGacaggaagggaaggaaagggcTGGTGAAGAGGCTAACTGAATGTCTACTAATGCATTTTTGATTTTTACAATGCATATTAGGATAGATCACACTCTTCCACATGTTAATAAACAGGAAGTACAATTTTAAAGCTCTTGCATGAAAACAAGCAACAGCTGACTTTGTTTGTCTGTGCTGTTTTGACACAGGCACCTGCCAGAAAATGACCCTGCAACCATTAACTCCAGTGAACTGTGCAGGCCTTTTACAGCCTGGAtgctctctgctgcagctggatgGTGAAGTTCTCCTGTTTGGCCAGAAAGGCTGGCCCAAGCGCTCTTGTCCAACTGGAGTATTTGGGGTGCGGTTTAAATGTGGTGAGCTTAAGTTGAGGGCCATCTCGTTCTCCAATGACTCTTGCTACCTTCCTCCATTACGCTGCCCTGCTGTTTGCCGCCTTGACCCGTATGATGGGCTTCCAGAGAGTTATCTCATCCATGGTGGCCGCACCCCAAATAATGAGATCTCATCAAGCCTGTATATGCTGACCATGGATAGCCGTGGCTGCAATCGCAAACTCACTCTACGCTGCAAAGAGAAAGAACTGGTAGGGGAAGTGCCAGCGGCCCGATATGGCCACACTGTCAGTATGGTTCAGAGCCTCGGGAAGACGGCATGTGTATTATTTGGCGGAAGGTCCTACATGCCGACAGGAGAACGGACCACGGAGAGCTGGAACAGTGTTGTCGACAGTCCCCCTCAGGTGTACCTGTTTGACCTGGAGTTCGGTTGCTGCTCTGTTCACACTTTACCTGAGCTCAGTGATGGACAGTCTTTCCATTTGGCCCTTGCCAGAGAGGACTGTGTCTACATCCTTGGGGGTCACTCACTCACCTCTGACTCCCGCCCACCTCGACTGTTCCGCCTGCGTGTTGAGCTTCTGCAGGGCAGTCCTTTGCTTTCCTGTGAGGCCTTAGAAACTGGTATATCCATCTCTAGTGCCATCATAACTCGTACAGGTCCCAGTCATAAATATATTATCTTAGGGGGGTATCAGTCAAACTCTCAGAAGAGGATGGAATGCAGCATCGTGACTCTGGATGAAAAAGGGATTCACATTGAGCCCCTGGAACCACCCAAGTGGACTCCAGATATCATTCATAGTCGAACTTGGTTTGGCGGCAGTGCCGGGGAGGTAAGCATCCTCTTAGGTGTACCGACTGAGGGAAGGCCATCCCAACCAGATATGCACTACTTCTATCAAGTGAAGTTTGCAACCAAGGGAGAaggcaaagaggaagaaggaacccAGGGCTGCAGCCAAGAGTCGACAGATTATGAAGACTCTACTCCTCTTGAGGATTCTGAGGAGCTCTACTTTGGTCGTGAGCCTCATGAACTGGACAGTAGTGACGGAGAAGAGGATACCTAcaatgaggaggatgaggaggatgaatCGCAAACAGGCTACTGGATCAAATGCTGCCTTGATTGTCAGGTGGACCCCAGCACATGGGAGCCTTATTACTCCACTGAGCTCCACCGGCCAGCCATGATCTTCTGCTccaggggggagggggggcactGGGTCCATGCACATTGCATGGAGCTGTCTGAGACCCTGTTGGTCAAGCTCTCTCAGGGCAGCAAAAAGTACTTCTGCCTGGACCATGGAGGCCTGCCTTACCAGGAGATGACCCCACCTCGACAGGTTTTGCCCTTGAAGCGCACCCCCATGAAAgtaaaggacagaaaaactCCTACACCAATCAAGATGTCTCCTGCcaaaaaaagctttttcagAAGGCTTTTTGACTGAGTCCAGTTTTGGTTATGATGCATGTAGATTACTGGTTACTGTTAAGGATGCTCAGTATAGGATGTTTTCTTGTTTCTATTAAGAgaataaatgattaatgaaaaATACCTAAATACTGTCCTGTAATGAAATTTGTAATGAGTATAttcaataaatatgcaaaatgaatAAGTTGGTAAGATACACCAAGGTCTAGAGGTCAAGCCAAGCTCAAATGGAAACACAACCTGAAATGTAatttctcctttctctcaaGGTGTAATTTCACTAAATtgtgacaaaaaatatattttccagcAGGTTGAtttgttgcttgtttttgtttttttatcagctgtataatagtttattgttattttgtattcCATTGTGTACCTTAGGGAAAATAACTGGTTTAAAGAACACTTTCCAAATCCATCTTCCAGAGCAAATTgtctcatttacattttaaatataaaaataatcaattgtGTACTTAATTGAAGTTGTGatgagattaaataaataaaaatacaacttgAAATTCAActtttctgtcttctgttttctctctatATTTTGGGGCAATCACAATATTTATATGTGACAAATAATCTTAATCATTTTGAACTCCATCAATGGAATTCCACCAtagtggaaatttaaaaaaaaatattaagaaacACTTCCTATCACTGGCCTTCTAGATAGCAAAGCACCACcataattgttttggttttttttttacaaatgtatttaaatgacatCTATGAAACCCCAACCCCCCACCTTGGTTAACTTGTTTAGTTTTTGCTCCAATCCTGGATGCCTATGGGATCATGATCCCATAGACACTCAACAATTGAGCCATGATATTGCTGTAATATTGCCATACTTGCCAATGACACCAAAGACACCAAGAGTCTGTCTTGAGGCATTTATTAGTTCCTGACTCtgggaaagtgggaaaaaaatttaaattccCCCAAAACTACTGTATCTATGAACTATCTCTATAATCACCAAATCACACTCTTATTCTATGTGATCTCCTTTTCAtaagtaatgtaatatatttttacttccattcactgagcctcccctGAAACTGTTTTGAGCTCCCATGGGAAGGCTTGTCTGCCACTTGATTTCCACAAAACCTCTGTTGTATTCCAAAATACCTAATTGCagatatgtaataaaaatgcaaaatctgaaatgaaaacataatgttGTCATATTGTTTATCAGCTAATCATTACTTTGTATTCTATCAATAATCACTGCGAAAATCAGCCCTTACTAGCGCTGTCTTCTAGgaccaaatgaaacaaaatgttgtGCTATTATACAAGTTTTCAACATTGTGAATTGCTTTTGATAATAAACAGACCAGATTATCATGTCAGATTTATTTAGTCTTTGgtgaaaacaagaacaaagtataaaaaaactccctcattttctattaaaatacaacagaaaTATCCACAAACAGTATgcaactgcatttaaaatctaaaaaacaaaagtaaaaagtagaGGTAATTCTGTGAAATATTGTAATACTATGCAGAATTGAAAGCCTTCTGCAAACCCAGTAAATAGTTTACTTGGTATTTAGTGTAATATGGAACCACAAAATGAGGAAAGACATGGTGAAAAGTGAACAAGCGGAAATTTGTGAAGCATCCATCATCCATTATGTTAGAAATGCAattcattatggcaaaaaacaaatatgagacAAGTTGCAATATAATGCGCTAAAACATTATGTTATTGTAGGGCTGGTGACAACCATCCAATAAAATGGGAATATCTCACAGCTGTCATGTTTAAACTTAAGACAGCAAAATAGGATCAAACAgtcaatcaaataaaacaaaattccCTGTCACAAATCAAGATGGTGAGggcagaaaaagacaaaataatcaatcaatcaaacaaataaagttgCCAACAAATTAGTTTACATCAGGTCTTTCTAGCTCCCTCCCATCCCTCTCGTCTGTCAGCCATGGCAATGAAGAAATATCAGCAGAGAGATGAGGCCAGGTTATATACAGAGCTTAAGAAAAAACCCTGCCTGCTATAGAGTCCATGGGGTATTAGGCTTCATAATGGACCATACTGTATTTTTCTGATATCAACAAAAGGGTCAGTATATGGTTTATTTAATGTGAAGAATTCGAATAAGTATCATTTATCCTCCACTGTGCAAAAACTAAAAGAGATAAAAATTGGTTCAAAGTGACCTGGCATCTATTCTGCCCCTCAGGGATCCCACGATAAAGCACTAAAGTAATCTTTTTCAGAGGGCACTCATGAAACAAAGAACATTTGGGTCTCTGTGATTGCATTTTGCTCCAGCTCAAATGATATATTAATACAGTGGCCACAAATGTGGTCTTTTTAACACAATTTCCCTCCATGACTTACAGCGCTTTCATCTGTTTCCATAAATATCTTCTCTATATAAATTCATAAATGTGTCATATCCTTGCAATACAATAAACTGCACCATATTTCACAGATGGTGAAGATAGAAAAAGAACTTTCCTACAAAGAGCAAGGGAACATTGGTGTGTTGCGACTTTGTTCCTCTACGGTCTCATCTTTGCACTGCACTAATCACCACAAGttgttaaacacacatttaacaaaaCATACTATAGCACACTGGAAATTGCAAATCCAAAAATCCAATTATATTGTAAAGTCAAACAATAAATGATTATGGATTTTTGAATTTGCTAAATACTTGTATCTGTGTACTGTATCACAACAaaacttaaaacatttcagaaaaaaagctttaagaCTTCCCaacaaataaatgcagaaaGAGATTGGCTCCATTCTGCAAAAGAAATGATTAAGTAGACAATCTATGacacaggcaaaaaaaacagattatacAACAATCCTGAGtgtaaaatcaatcaaattcTCTGGCTTCAATTTCATGTGAGAAAAAATCAGCAATCAGTAACTTCCAGAGACATATTCATCATCGAGCATCTCTTCAGGGTCAATGGTAGCTTGTAGAGCTTTGGCAGAGTCTTTGTGAGCCTCCATAAACTTCTGCAAGTACTTGGAGGTGTAGAGCCAGTGATGCTTCAATACATCCTCTAGTTCAAAAGCCTTTGACTGACGAGCATTCATCTTTCGGAAACGCCTGAACAGTTTGTTTGCAGACTCGTTCCCCTCACTGGCCCAGGCTCCGATGGATCCATCTCTCTCTATGATTTCAGGGACATGGGCCAGGGTCTTGTGCAGGTAATTGGGTATCTTTCCATTGTACCTATATTTGAaggtagaggagagga from Scomber scombrus chromosome 6, fScoSco1.1, whole genome shotgun sequence includes these protein-coding regions:
- the rag2 gene encoding V(D)J recombination-activating protein 2, translating into MTLQPLTPVNCAGLLQPGCSLLQLDGEVLLFGQKGWPKRSCPTGVFGVRFKCGELKLRAISFSNDSCYLPPLRCPAVCRLDPYDGLPESYLIHGGRTPNNEISSSLYMLTMDSRGCNRKLTLRCKEKELVGEVPAARYGHTVSMVQSLGKTACVLFGGRSYMPTGERTTESWNSVVDSPPQVYLFDLEFGCCSVHTLPELSDGQSFHLALAREDCVYILGGHSLTSDSRPPRLFRLRVELLQGSPLLSCEALETGISISSAIITRTGPSHKYIILGGYQSNSQKRMECSIVTLDEKGIHIEPLEPPKWTPDIIHSRTWFGGSAGEVSILLGVPTEGRPSQPDMHYFYQVKFATKGEGKEEEGTQGCSQESTDYEDSTPLEDSEELYFGREPHELDSSDGEEDTYNEEDEEDESQTGYWIKCCLDCQVDPSTWEPYYSTELHRPAMIFCSRGEGGHWVHAHCMELSETLLVKLSQGSKKYFCLDHGGLPYQEMTPPRQVLPLKRTPMKVKDRKTPTPIKMSPAKKSFFRRLFD